AACACGGGTGATCttctagctctctctctctctctctctctctctctgtggcgAAAGGAGGAAAGGCACGtcaagagagagggagatcatATCTTCAATCGCAAGGATTAGAAAAGATGCTCAAAAGTCCAAATAATCATACCATGACTGAGATTGTCTGAAATCTCAATTAGAAATTCCAGAACCCTCCTTCCTAGAAAACTTAATAGCCAAAACTAAACAGCAGAAATACACGAGGATAGGGAATTCGACTGGACAGCCCCATAAGCACCTCCGGTAacatccccacccccccccccccaaacacacacacataaaaggaaataataaactGACCTCCTCCGGCTGCATCGCTCGTTGAATTGTCATAAAATTTCTGCGTCGAATACCTCATATAGCACCCAGAGTTCAAAACCCTTCCTTCACCATTTGGCAGGCAAGAAACAATCCTTGAGACCCCATTTCTTAAACAACTACTGCAGGAGCTCGCATTCAAATACTCCCAGCATTGCGCTAATCCGTACGCAGTGGAGTTGCCCCGATCCACGTACCCAACGAAGAAACCACCATTGTTGGGTGCTTGGGCACTCAGATTCTTCACGAGCTGGATGGCGTTCGCCCTGAAAGCTACCCGATTTCCGGCGAAACTTTGGTTCCCACAAACAGTCCGGTCCTCAGGGCTCAAAGCTTCGCTGAAGTAATCATACTCGTCATACCTTAGATAACAGCCATCAAAGAAGACTCTGCCACCTCGAGTCGCTTTTTGGAAGGGGACACACTTAGGGATCTGGGTCTTGCACTGGGCGAAACAGAGGTCGCAGTCTGTCTGCGAGAGATCTTTCATGCACTGACCAAAGGAGTACACCGTGGTGTTTCCAGACCCAGTAACAACTCTGGCATATCTACGGGAAGTGACTTGGGGGGTAACAGCGTCCATGGCCGACACAAAGTTATTAACGAAGGTCTGGCGCTCGGCCGGTGATGCGGTATCGTTGGAACATACAAGACCCGCCATCGTAGCTCTTGGGTTCGAAACAGAAAGACTTATGAAtaacgagaagaagaagaagaagacacagaaAATAAACGAACACCGCGAAGACATGGTGATACGATcgtacgaagaagaagaagggagaagaatgagagagagatgaagaggGATCTTGGAGATGGTAAATGTTCCGAATAGTAGAAGCCCCTCGCACCTCGCATGAAAGAACTTAAAAAACAGACCTTTGAGCAATAGGATTTGACTGCGATGGTAAGGACAAAACAGGGGGAATAGGATGATGACAAAGGTGAAGAAATCCGTGAATGGGGAGAAGAAATTCAATCCACGATTTCCCCCACTTggatctttttccttctttccttcgcATTATCTTCAGACAGACTAACAAATAAACCGATTCAACTCTGcataattttttaatgaaactattATCTGCGACGTGTAAGTGTAAACCTTAGTCAACTCCTAAAATCAGAAACGCGAAAGGCAACTGAGGATGGTGGGAGGAAAAATCCACAGCCTGACGGCGACAGTTGACGACTTCTTATGTCGGTATTGAATATTAATCAGTAAACATCAGCTATGATAAGTGTTACACAGGGGTATTAACGTAAATAGAATGCATACTTCTTCCATCAACGAACAAGTAAAAATGGATTGGATTGGAGATTTGGAGTTGCAGAACACAGATGAGatcaaattaataaataaataaaaaaaaatctaggccAACTAACCTCTTCTCCAATCAATTATGTAAGCATAAACAGGGAATGAAGATCAATTGCGACGCAAGTCACGCAACAGTCGAGTGCTCCAATAATTGATTCGTCGCTCGCCACCACAGAGCTCACAGCCACTATCGACCTAAGTTTCCGCCATTTTTAGTGGTATCCGCAGACAATGTTATAGTTGATACTAAGAATGATTCTTATCAACCCAATCAATCAAAACAATAACTCTATCCCTGATCAAGTTCCTTCAAGATCAACTCCGTACCTTCTCATTTTCCGGGAGTGGCGTAGCTGTGAGACGATCCATGGCTTCCCTCCCAGACTCCCAGAGTTTCAAAAACATGGAATCGGTCGGGCTCAGAATCAGATTTCCTTTCCGATCCGATTGTATTGGATGGAATCTGTTTGGATAAGCTCAATATCGATGTGTAGAGTAACCTTAGGTTGTGTTTTGTATATTCCAATAAATTATACTACATACATACAACCTTAAATCTTCGAAAATGGATCAGGTGCTAGTAGGATCACCTGGTTGTGTGCGAGTTAACATCCAACActtatcctttttattttcaaatatattatTCTTTATCTTAAGAATGACAGAAGGTGGGACAGATGTTGAAGGTTGACTCGTACGACCAAGTGATCGTACGAGAAGCGGATCCTTTTTCTAAATCTTCTACCTTtgatcttaaattttttttttccatcttggTAATTAATCTTAACATGTGATATCTATaaagatttaaaatatatttgtcaTTTCATGTCTCAACCATGATATTTTGTGGGTTTCAAGATCCTAAATATTTGGAGtcattatttatttaacatatactTGTCGTCTCGTCTTTATAGTCTCATCATTTTGAGGTGAGGCATCCACCCCTTGAAAATCTCATCTCTAGATCTTGATTAAAGGGTATGAACAATACAATTATACTTTGAAAGTATTTGATTGGACCcactatttatttaacatatgtttGTCTCCTcatcttattatcttttattaattattgttattattatcttCTCATCTTATTCTCAATGTCAATAATTCATTAatccccaacacctcaacctGAAAAAGCTCAACTTTAAATCATAGTTAAAGAGAAGGAACTATACAATTATACTTTGagaaatttacagtgccacccctagagaataccattattataagaacacctcatctgttttaccaaattaaactcagaccccttaccatcagtcactgttaaatgaagagttaaaatgatCATTATACCATATTCATTAAAACTCATTCTTCATCACCTCTACGATTGAAAAACCGTTCAAATCAAGGCCTGAAAAACCAGGTCGGAGGTGACAATGGGATGTCTCCCATCAAACCAATACAGGTCCCCCTTTTGGAGACACGACCTATACGAAGGTGTTCGTTGGGGGTTTAGCTTGGAAGACTCAAACTGATGAGATGATAAGATATTTTGAACAATTTGGAGACATTCTTGAAGCTGTCATCATCTATGATAAGAACACCAGAAGAGAGCCATACGGTCGGCCAAGTCGGACTCAGCTCGACGACGAAGTGAAAGAAGACGTCTTCTGGGCAAGAAGAGTGCTTGATAACAGAAAGAATTGCAGCCATAGAACTGttaagaaaaatgaattattgtattgcttattatttaatatcttattaataatgataagattggttttatGAGTGTTTGACTCCAAGTAGGAAATCTCTATGACAAAGTTGGGTTTATCTACAACGCTAAACTAATAGGGATTTTGGTTGGAGATAAACATGGACTCTGAAAACCAAAGCGATATAGAATTCTAATTCTCTCCTCTTATATATAGTCGTGCTCCTCACCCTCTCAATAACGGCTTAATCTCTATACTAGTAATTGAGTGGTAGTTAGGGTTTTATGAAAACCCTAACGATTAAGGAAGAGCTGGGACTTAAAGAGAACGCAAAGCTATACGTGTGGGGACGCAAAGCTGATCGCGTGAAGActctgcacttgtggagtttcaggTAATAATCTACACCCCTCCATTAATGAATGTATGAATGTCTGACCCTCCTAGTGAGACGATCCAAATCGTTTCCGCACcttcagtggtatcagagcctccctACTAGTGGGGAGACATTTCATTAACTTCATtaaaaattgtgtatttgttccattaattttattttcagttaaattttttttttcatgtacgTTCACTGTTCCGTGTTCACTGTTACGAACAGTGAACagtatcaattaaaaaaaaaaacttttttcatGTATACTGTTCACGGAACAGTGTTCACTATTCGTAACAGTGAACAGTtcggatattaaaaaaaaaatgttttgactTAAAGCCCAATTATttataaaagattatttttcttttaaaatttcagatggGCTTGgcatgctatttttttttttttttttttaagttttctatCCATATTAGCTTAAGTGTTGGTTACTGATTTTAGAAACCAGTAGCCCATTTGTGCTAATGAATATATTTGAACATGGGTTTTTATGAAAAACCCTTGTGAGGGCTTCAAATTATTAAAATTAGTTTTAATATTTGAATGATATTTTTGTACATGATATGTTGACATGTCATATAATGACATCAGTCTTTACTAAGTGTTAGTAATTCTTTGTGtggtttttataattattattttttcatattattataatgaaattGAATGGATCAAATACATAATATGTGTAAAAGTTATAATTTTATTAGTGGTTATGGGATTTAAAACAGACCATGATGATGGATATATGGATAGCATGGCATGCATTTATGTGGTAAattgtattttatttctctcttcgcttttcttttttataaaaatatgtaCTCCCCTTGGGCAGCCCAAATGGTGGGTTGATTTCCCaatgtttctttattttaaaggAACGTAATAGAATTaggcattttatttttatttgatcgtGAAAAGACTGGAGGAGGAGATTGCTTAAAAGAAGCGACGAGAGATGGAAAAGcaagttttctttttgttttattttaatgtaaAAATTAACATGGTTATAATTATTTGCATTGCATTGTCACATAATTAAGCTGAGTGAGATAAATTAAAGAGGATATGTTACTCTCACCCATCTTGGAATCAAAGTGACTTGCATGTGGTGACAAAGTTAATTTGATTACAGATGTTATCCCACGACCACTAAGACTTTGTTTTATGATTCCTAGTTACATGTGATGTATGATGATATTAGAAGAGACGACTGTTCCCATTTTTCTAAACTTAAAAGCAAGTGTGATATGAAAAACCCTAACTGATGGGATTTTCATGGCCTCCCTTAGTTGGTAAATGTAGATGTCTCATTAATCTATTTTTACAGATGCCGATAGGATAATGCTCGAATAGTTCTTTGAGACCATCTTCATTTATCTCATAtgtgatagtagagaacatggTCAGTGGGAGGTGTACTGCGATAGTAGACACTAGCCCATGATGCTATGATTCACTCTGAAATAAAGGGTATGCACTTGACTCGAGTGTATGTTAGTCGATAGGAATGGATATGACACTCAAGTGGCCAAAAAGTATTGGAAGTCTTCGAGACGGACAGAATAGTCCACTCAACTAAGTATATAATAAACTCCGATAGGCTAAGTTATGTGCATAAGGGTTGAGATGTTCCAATCACACTTCATAACTAAAGGGAAGCTTAAGGTGTGGGTAATCGTTGTATTTAGACTTGCCCTTTATTTTCAACGATATTAATCATGCTAGTTATTCTTTGTACATTATGGAGGTACTCAATATGTCAAGCCAAATCAACTATGCTACCCTCACTAAAGACTATATCCTGACTGGACCAAACTATGTTGACTGGAGGAGGAACATTAAATTGCTCCTAACTGCAGAAGGTCTAATTTATGTCATAGAAGATGAAAAACCTTCATTGCCTGATACTATGGAGGGTGAGGAGAAAGCTGCCTATGAGTTGTTTCGACAAAATAATTCTAAGGCCAAGCTCCTTGTGTTGAATTCAATAGACAATACCATTAAGGATTCTATAAAGAATCTGAGTTTTGCAAAAGACATGTTGGAGGAGTTGAAGAAGTTGtatgaaaaacaaaatagacATGCACATATCCTCCACAGTACTAAGATGACTTCATGGATTTCAATTATCGACCATGTGATGAAATTACATAATTTATTCCAAGAACTAGAAGCCATTGGGACATCCTTTAAGCTGAACTATAAAACTGATGTCATATTATACTCATTGCCTCAGGAAATCTGTGGatcttttatttgtaattataatatgaataaaattttcgTAGAGTTTCCAGAACTAGGCAATATGTTGCAAGAAGTAGAGGCGGCACATAAGTTGTAAAAGCTTGAGGTCTTGTCTATTGAACAAAagccttcttcctctaaatcgaaaggtaagaagaagaagaagaccaataaGGGAAAGACCCTTAAGGTGGCCAGTAAGGGAGTGGAGAAGGGCAAGAAACCTGAGAAGGGATCTTATTTTTACTGTAAAAAGGACGGACATTAGAAGAGAAATTATCGTGCATACCTGGCAACTCTAAAGAAGAAGCCAGATGAAGGTATATCTGAAACATATGTTCTTTATGAGTCTAATTAATCAGAAGAACCATCTAATACGTGGTTGGTTGACTCTGGTTCGACCACCCATATTTACAATATGTTGCAGGGGTTCATGATGACAAAAAGACTCAACAAGGATGAGGTTCGTCTTAAGATGGGAACTAGAGCTGAGGCCACAACAGAGGCAGTAGGAGAATTTAGTTTGTATTTTGAAAAAactgttttaattttaaaagattgtttTTATGTTCCTTCCTTTAGAAGGAatattgtttctgtttctaaattAATCGTTGATGGatattcattttaatttggattgaaattatTTATTCGTTTAAATTGTTCATTTATTACAACTGGTTGTTTATAGAATGGTTTGTATTTCTTGAAACTTGTTTTAAATAcaaatgaattttcaaatgtaactttaaaaaggaaaccaGCTCCAGATAATTCCACTTATCTTTGGCACCTTAGATTATGTCATGTTGGAGTAGATAGAATTTACAGGTCGGTCAAGGATGGCCCTTTGGAAAGTCTAAATAGAATCTTACCGAACTTGTGATTCCTGTCTGCAAAGAAAAATAACCAAGAAACCCTTTTCATCTAAGGGTAAGAGGGTTGAAGATTTGTTGGAATTAATACACTCTGATGTATGTGATCCCATAAATGTTCAAGCGAGGTATGGTTATGAATATTTTGTAACATTCACTGATGACTACTCTCGATATGAATACATTTACCCAATGCACCAAAAATCAGAAACATTTGAAATGTTCAAAGAGTTATGAGCTGAGGTAGAAAAGCAATTGGGTAAGTGCATCAAGACCCTTCGATCAGATCGAGGAGGAGAGTATTTATCGGATGAATTCAAGGACTATTTAAAGCAAACTGAGATTCTTTCTCAGTTGGCAGCCCCAGGGACACCTCAACAGAACGGTGTAGCAGAGAGACGAAACCGTACCCTATTTCTATGCTCAGTTATTTAGAATTACCTACGTCTTTTTGGGGTTTTGCCTTGGAGACCGCCATCTATCTTTTGAATAGGGTTCCAACGAAATCTGTCGCTAAAACACCCTTTAGTTGTGGCATGGGCGAAAGCCTAGCCTACAAcatattagggtttggggttgcgTTGCACATGTAAGGAAGCAACAAACAGATAAGTTGGAATCCATAATAAATAGATGTTACTTCCTAGGATACCCTAAAACAATTATTGGCTATTACTTCTAAGACTCTGTTGATCATAAAGTTTTAGTTAGTAAACATGCGACATTCCCTGAAGAAGATCTGGTCACTTGTAAATCAGATCCAGTGGTCATAAAAAAATTGTCTAATAACCAAGAACCTTCTGCACCTATTATACCTCCTATTGATGTACCCACTGACATGCCCGCTGAAGTGAATCAACCCCAAGAGCCTCGACGGAGTGGGAGGTCTATCAGGCCTCCAACTTGTTTGATACTTCTCAATTAAGATGATCAAAAGGTGGAAGAGTTCCATATGATTTCTGACACTTCTGAGTCAGACCCATTTCCTACAAAGAGGCTTTGAATGATACTGATTCTGTTCAATGGAAGGAAGCCATGCGCTTTAAGATTGACTCCATGCATTCCAACTATGTCTAGACTCTAGAAGATCTACCTCAAGTGTTAAGCCTATAGGATATAAAtggatcttcaagaggaagagaggtaTGGATGGGAATGTGGAGCGTCTCAAAGCAAGACTGGTGGCTAAAGGTTACACCCAAAAGGAATGGGTGGATTATGATGAAACCTTCTCACCAGTGGCGATGATTAAATCCATTAAGATTCTATTATCGATTGCTGCACACTATGACTGTGAAATATGGCAGATGGATGTACATATCACTTTCCTTAATGGACATTTAGATGAGGTCATATACATGCATCAGCCAAAAGGGTTTGCTTCCCCAGGGGAAGAAAGCAAAGTGTGTAGGCTTTTGAGATCTATTTATGGTCTTAAACAAGCTTCTAGAAGCTGGAACATATGTTTtgatcaaaccatcaaaaagtTTGGGTTTGAACAAAACATTGATCAGCCATGCGTTTACAAGAAGTTCAGGGGGAATTGCGTCTGTTTTATTAtcctctatgtggatgatatcttgCTCATTAGGAATGATATGGGATTTCTTTCATATGTTAAGGTGTGGCTATCTAAGACATTCTCAATGAAGGACCTTGGTGAAACCAGTTACATCCTAAGAATAAAGCTTGTAAAAGATCGCAAGAATAGGATGTTAGGCTTGTCACAATCCACTTATATTGACAAAATACTGAACAAATTTAACATGCATgattccaagaaagaaaatgttCCATTCAGGCTTGAAATCACTCTGTCTAAATCACAATGTCCTCAAACTGTTGAGGATATTGAGGTAATGAAAAGAATCTCTTACGCTTCTGTTGtagggagtctcatgtatgcaaTGTTATGTACTAGACCAAACATTTGTTATGCGATAAGGATTGTGAGCCGTTATCAATCTAATCCAGGACATGAGCATTGGACTGCTATCAAAAGCATCCTCAAGTATTTGAGGAGGACCAAGgattattttctagtttatggtATTGACAAATTGTCAGTTATGGGTTATATAGACTCAGATTTTTAAACTGACAAAGATGACAAAAAGTCTACATCATGAATGGTATTTGTTATGGGAGGTAGTGCTGTAATTTGGAAGAGTGTCAAACAGAAGTCAACGGTCGACTCCACTACTGAGGCTGAATACCTGACAGCTAGTGAAGCAGCTAAGGAAGGGGTTTGGCTTAAAAAATTCTTGACCGACCTAGAAGTGATTCCTGAGCTCGTCGAGCATCCCATCATGTTGTATTGTGACAATCGGGGACCCATAGCACAAGCAAAGGAACCAAAAGCTCATCAGAAGAACAAACACGTGGAATGAAAATATCACTTAATTCGTGAGATTATACAGTGTGGTGATATAACCATAGCTAACGTTGACTCTACTCAGAATTTGTCTAATCCCATGACTAAGGGTTTGTCGCCTAGTGTATTTGAGAAACATATTGAGAACATGGGCATTAGGTTTATGAGAAATTGACTCTGATGTACaaacttgtttatttaaattaaattgtttaatttagTTTTAATTAGCATGATTATTTATTGAGCTCAGTTTGTCCATAGATTTGTTAACCTAAAACTGTTCACCACTAGGGGCGAGATTTGACACCTTGTCTTCATGATTGTCACATTGTGTGTATTTAGAGATGTTGATTTCAGAGCACAAATGTGAGTGTACATACTGTGTGTACATTGAACTAGATCACTTGAGATTTTCACATGCGATATACTATCAgtttataagaaaatgaaattctcttAAATAGTTTATGATCAATCCTTTGACCTGAGGGGTCCTTATCGATGCTGACACGCATTGCGCGTTTTGGTGTGCCAACGATTGACGTCTCTTTGACTATATATCGGTACACTGGATTTATAGTGTTGGGTCATATTCGAAAGAGATTCCCAACAAGGAATCCATTGCCATTTTGGGAGATTatcaaggaaagagaaagtttaTATTTGATTGGATAAAATCTGGATCCGAGGatatttcaataaaatgtttttaatatttaaaaaattaatataaattattatttatgttcAAAAACATTTTGGAAATGTTTTCTTGGTCCAATCAAGTATACAGAATCTCTGAAATGGCTTTTCGATTCATTGGGGATTTGACAGTGTTTAACGCATGTCCTATAATGAACTATATGATATTGCTTAGTGGGGGATAAATGCATGAATAACTATTTATTTTGGGTAATGATTATTACATCTACTTGGCAGCATATGTGTTGGTTAACCATGTATTATGAATACAATATTATTAAGATACATAGTATGCTAGGTGGAATCCTAATAAGATCCTACCCCTTTCCGATAGTTCAACTCATATGTACAACATCATATGGTCAtgaattctttttttgtttattatttaatatcttattaataatgataagattggttttatGAGTGTTTGACTCAAAGTAGGAAATCTTTATGACAAAGTTGGGTTTATCTACAACTCTAAACTAATAGGGATTTTGGTTGGAGATAGACATGGACTCTAAAAACCAAAGCGATATGAGATTCTAATTCTCTCATCTTATATATAATCATGCTCCTCCCCCTCTCAATAACGGCTTAATCTCTATACTAGTAATTGAGTGGTAATTAGGGTTTTATAAAAACCCTAACGATTGAGGAGGAGCTGGGACTCAAAGGGAACGCAAAGCTGATAGCGTGGAGGTTCTACACATGTGGAGTTTCAGGTAATGATCTATACCCCTGCATTAATTAATGTATGAATGTCTGACCCTACCAGTGGAGGATCCAAATCGTTTCCGCACCTTCAAGAACCCCTGAGATACTCTGTATCGAGAGTCATGGTGATGTGAACATGGCCTGGATAGCATTGCTACGATACAATACCATTGGGTACCAAAATTGGACATTCAACACCATTTCGGTATTTGGGCTCTTCTACGAAGGTCAACAATCCGTTAGGAAATTCTCCAGAGAGAAGAAGGGCTTCATCATCCTTCACATTTACGTAATTTGTGTCATCTTTGCCTCCTAAATTTGCAGTGGGGAGAGGCCTAATCACATAAGAAGAAgtggagaggaagaaaagaatagaaaggaTAGTAAAGAAAGACAGAAGAATGGGGATGGGAAAGAGGCatagttcaaagttcaaacgtGAGAAATGCAAGAACAATACAAGAGAAAGATTATGTTGCAATTAAATCAACATTGCGAAAAGATAGGAAAAGATGtgacaaagatttaacgagatgGGTTTGCTATGGACAGGAAAAAACCTAGAGAGTGgtgaaggagaagagaggaaagagagagaaagaaagagctTGGAGACTTGGAAAAGATTGCTTACTCggtttctcctctttctctacaagaaaa
The sequence above is drawn from the Macadamia integrifolia cultivar HAES 741 unplaced genomic scaffold, SCU_Mint_v3 scaffold2876, whole genome shotgun sequence genome and encodes:
- the LOC122067375 gene encoding cysteine-rich receptor-like protein kinase 3 gives rise to the protein MSSRCSFIFCVFFFFFSLFISLSVSNPRATMAGLVCSNDTASPAERQTFVNNFVSAMDAVTPQVTSRRYARVVTGSGNTTVYSFGQCMKDLSQTDCDLCFAQCKTQIPKCVPFQKATRGGRVFFDGCYLRYDEYDYFSEALSPEDRTVCGNQSFAGNRVAFRANAIQLVKNLSAQAPNNGGFFVGYVDRGNSTAYGLAQCWEYLNASSCSSCLRNGVSRIVSCLPNGEGRVLNSGCYMRYSTQKFYDNSTSDAAGGGRRVLEFLIEISDNLSH
- the LOC122067377 gene encoding uncharacterized protein LOC122067377, which encodes MEVLNMSSQINYATLTKDYILTGPNYVDWRRNIKLLLTAEGLIYVIEDEKPSLPDTMEGEEKAAYELFRQNNSKAKLLVLNSIDNTIKDSIKNLSFAKDMLEELKKLYEKQNRHAHILHSTKMTSWISIIDHVMKLHNLFQELEAIGTSFKLNYKTDVILYSLPQEICGSFICNYNMNKIFVEFPELGNMLQEVEAAHKL